One Pseudodesulfovibrio cashew DNA window includes the following coding sequences:
- a CDS encoding multidrug effflux MFS transporter, which translates to MPNLILLSLLAAFPPLSTDMYLPAIPTLQQEWGIPLTEANLSLVIYFLAFSLCLLIHGPLSDRFGRRPVLLWGILTFIAGCLLCAMSTSIVFLVAARIIQAAGAAAAAALALALSKDLYDGIERQKILGYIGVIMAFCPMLAPSVGGLMLKFASWRWIFASQAVMAVIAFYGVLRLKEPLEEFTSGGFLAVAGRYVAVCRNGRFSTLALAFAFIIFPHFGYIGSSPEIYINGFGLSEQAFGLYFGANAFGFMLGSLACTRFGGYFNPMHMLYFTLFSLLGSGVALFLLGGATPLSVAIPMFAISFSVGFSRPVSNNMILDQVDTDIGAASSIMTFEIFLVGAVSMEIVAMEWASKVVVLSILAVIAAVVPLVGLLFMRSRMRVGHGTPAPNKAGN; encoded by the coding sequence ATGCCCAATCTGATTCTTCTTTCTCTTTTGGCGGCATTTCCGCCCCTGTCCACGGACATGTACCTGCCCGCCATTCCCACGCTCCAGCAGGAGTGGGGGATACCGCTGACCGAGGCCAACCTGTCCCTGGTCATCTATTTCCTGGCTTTCAGCCTCTGCCTGCTCATCCACGGCCCGCTGTCCGACCGCTTCGGGCGGCGTCCCGTGCTGCTCTGGGGAATTCTGACCTTTATTGCAGGGTGTCTGCTGTGCGCCATGTCCACGTCCATCGTCTTCCTTGTAGCCGCCAGGATCATCCAGGCTGCCGGGGCTGCTGCTGCGGCGGCTTTGGCACTGGCCCTCTCAAAGGATTTGTACGATGGCATCGAGCGGCAGAAGATTCTCGGCTACATAGGTGTGATCATGGCATTCTGTCCCATGCTAGCGCCTTCCGTGGGAGGGCTGATGCTCAAGTTCGCCTCCTGGCGGTGGATCTTCGCCAGCCAGGCGGTTATGGCGGTGATTGCCTTTTACGGCGTATTGCGGCTCAAGGAGCCGTTGGAAGAGTTTACCAGCGGTGGATTTCTGGCCGTGGCCGGACGCTATGTGGCGGTCTGCCGGAACGGCCGATTTTCGACCCTCGCGTTGGCTTTCGCCTTTATCATTTTTCCCCATTTCGGGTATATCGGCAGTTCTCCTGAGATCTACATCAACGGGTTCGGACTGTCGGAACAGGCCTTTGGTCTGTATTTCGGAGCCAATGCCTTCGGTTTCATGCTCGGTTCCCTGGCATGCACCCGCTTCGGGGGCTATTTCAATCCCATGCACATGCTATACTTCACGCTGTTCAGCCTGCTCGGGTCGGGAGTCGCGTTGTTCCTGCTCGGCGGAGCCACCCCGCTTTCCGTGGCGATCCCCATGTTCGCCATTTCATTCTCGGTGGGATTTTCTCGGCCCGTGAGCAATAACATGATACTGGATCAGGTGGATACGGATATCGGCGCAGCCTCCTCCATCATGACCTTCGAGATTTTTCTGGTCGGAGCCGTGTCCATGGAGATCGTCGCCATGGAGTGGGCTTCCAAGGTCGTGGTCCTGAGCATCCTGGCCGTGATCGCCGCCGTGGTGCCCCTGGTGGGCCTGCTGTTCATGCGCTCCCGCATGAGGGTTGGGCACGGAACCCCTGCGCCCAACAAAGCCGGGAATTAG